In Eriocheir sinensis breed Jianghai 21 chromosome 17, ASM2467909v1, whole genome shotgun sequence, one genomic interval encodes:
- the LOC126999978 gene encoding oxysterol-binding protein-related protein 11-like isoform X3, with amino-acid sequence MKLKDGEMDEHLRQPYEGQLIKFTNVVKGWQGRWFILNPEIGTLEYYLSECDKHERARGSIQLAGAVISPSDEDPYTFTVSPAAGESYKLRAVDTRDRQMWLNRLRVVAEMHTRAIAHNHPPLAPREHRTSAAGAGGSGQQAAAPPPMGLAVLDAFTQVAEVLEEARRQHSALATAIEDMPSFGPGMKCTEPNLLLLKATSQATLLCLDQCLGVLRTQHMSAPHHQPSTPVTSVRVGGLGARSSPRCSPLLGRSPRFHRRTASEASSASIQRRRSSPTAARLGSPSLRSSSPSLRARTAPHSPTPGSTQSFGNHPLSGITGQSVASFTSGPSVCQPPGEGQGSTNSCSSSLASVTSTPTPPPTLLSRTGTSENESEVSDEEGPDGDGDLGEVGDGQRSVIMHIISQLRLGMDLTRVTLPTFILERRSLLEMFADFLGHPDYFMRIGDANTPEERMQEVVKWYLTSIHVGRNGSVAKKPYNPIIGEVFHCSWKVPRDNCPSLEVDDAPEGKSDSKKYITIKFSAEQVSHHPPVSAFFFECPEKQLSINAHIWTKSKFMGMSVGVNLVGDITLVLGKMKESYSLAMPSAYARSILTEPWVELGGRVNISSPESGCQAVIVFHTKPFYGGKLHRVTAEVKNSSGATLTRVQGEWDSVLEFSYANGVQEILDVNNIPMVCAKRVRPLGQQAPNESRRLWLDVSVALARGDVETATSHKRALEEQQRKDERERAACNITFPTRLFSSPAPDHWEYNHLPPYTFVTCPIPSQSQ; translated from the exons ATGAAACTGAAG GACGGAGAGATGGATGAACACCTACGGCAGCCATACGAAGGTCAACTGATCAAGTTTACAAATGTGGTGAAGGGTTGGCAGGGTCGCTGGTTCATCCTCAACCCTGAGATCGGAACTTTAGAATATTACTTG AGTGAGTGTGACAAACATGAGAGGGCACGTGGCAGTATCCAGCTGGCTGGTGCCGTTATCTCCCCAAGTGATGAGGACCCGTATACCTTCACTGTGTCGCCAGCAGCAGGGGAGTCATACAAACTGCGAGCTGTGGACACAAGAGACCGACAGATGTGGCTCAACAGGCTCAGAGTAGTGGCTGAGATGCACACCCGAGCAATTGCTCAT AACCATCCTCCACTGGCACCTCGAGAGCATCGAACTAGTGCTGCGGGGGCAGGTGGTAGTGGGCAACAGGCAGCAGCTCCTCCCCCTATGGGTTTAGCAGTGCTGGATGCCTTCACTCAGGTGGCCGAGGTGTTGGAGGAGGCACGTAGACAGCACAGTGCACTCGCTACAGCTATTGAGGATATGCCTTCCTTTG GCCCAGGCATGAAGTGTACAGaaccaaacctcctcctcctgaaagccACAAGTCAAGCTACACTCCTGTGCCTTGACCAATGTCTTGGAGTGTTGCGGACACAGCACATGTCCGCTCCCCACCACCAACCCTCTACACCTGTCACCAGTGTAAG GGTGGGGGGCCTGGGAGCACGTTCCTCTCCCCGCTGTTCCCCCCTCCTGGGACGCTCCCCTCGCTTCCACCGCCGCACTGCTTCGGAAGCCTCCTCGGCCTCCATCCAGCGGCGGCGGTCCTCTCCCACTGC TGCTCGACTTGGCTCTCCATCCCTGCGCTCTTCGTCGCCATCACTGAGGGCAAGGACTGCACCACACTCCCCAACACCTGGCTCCACTCAGAGCTTTGGCAACCACCCTCTCTCTGGAATCACAGGCCAGTCAGTGGCATCCTTCACCTCGGGCCCCAGTGTGTGCCAGCCACCAGGCGAGGGTCAAGGCAGCACCAATTCCTGCTCATCTTCTCTTGCATCTGTCACCTCCACACCCACTCCACCTCCAACACTATTATCACGAACTG GCACTAGTGAAAATGAGTCCGAGGTGAGTGATGAAGAAGGTCCAGATGGTGATGGGGACCTGGGGGAAGTTGGGGATGGGCAGCGGTCTGTCATCATGCACATCATCTCTCAGCTGCGCCTGGGCATGGACCTCACCCGAGTCACCTTACCAACATTCATCCTTGAGCGCCGATCCCTCCTTGAAATGTTTGCTGATTTCCTCGGACACCCTGACTACTTTATGAG AATTGGGGATGCTAACACGCCTGAAGAACGCATGCAAGAGGTGGTGAAATGGTATCTGACAAGCATCCATGTGGGTCGCAATGGGTCAGTGGCCAAGAAGCCCTACAACCCCATCATTGGTGAGGTGTTCCACTGCAGCTGGAAGGTTCCCAGAGACAACTGTCCATCCTTG GAGGTAGATGATGCTCCAGAGGGCAAGTCAGATTCCAAGAAATACATCACAATCAAATTCTCTGCTGAACAAGTTTCACACCATCCACCAG TTTCTGCTTTCTTCTTCGAGTGCCCAGAAAAGCAGCTCAGTATTAATGCCCATATATGGACCAAATCTAAGTTCATGGGCATGTCTGTGGGTGTTAACTTGGTTGGAGACATCACACTAGTActggggaagatgaaggagagctaCAGCCTTGCCATGCCCTCAGCATATGCACGCAGCATCCTCACAGAGCCGTGGGTGGAGCTGGGAGGAAGAGTTAATATTTCTTCACCTGAATCTGGCTGTCAAGCCGTCATAGTATTCCATACAAAG CCATTCTATGGAGGAAAGCTGCATCGTGTGACAGCTGAGGTGAAGAACAGCAGTGGTGCAACACTCACACGGGTGCAAGGAGAATGGGATTCTGTCCTCGAATTTTCATATGCCAATGGAGTGCAAGAG ATTTTAGATGTCAACAACATTCCAATGGTGTGTGCAAAGCGAGTGCGGCCACTAGGTCAGCAGGCGCCCAATGAGTCAAGGCGACTATGGTTGGATGTGAGTGTGGCGTTGGCCCGAGGGGATGTTGAGACAGCTACTAGCCACAAAAGGGCCCTTGAGGAGCAGCAGCGCAAGGATGAGCGTGAGCGAGCAGCATGTAACATAACCTTTCCTACGCGCCTTTTCAGCTCTCCTGCTCCAGACCACTGGGAGTATAACCATCTCCCACCCTATACATTTGTTACCTGCCCCATCCCTTCACAGAGTCAGTAA
- the LOC126999978 gene encoding oxysterol-binding protein-related protein 11-like isoform X2 → MDEHLRQPYEGQLIKFTNVVKGWQGRWFILNPEIGTLEYYLSECDKHERARGSIQLAGAVISPSDEDPYTFTVSPAAGESYKLRAVDTRDRQMWLNRLRVVAEMHTRAIAHNHPPLAPREHRTSAAGAGGSGQQAAAPPPMGLAVLDAFTQVAEVLEEARRQHSALATAIEDMPSFGPGMKCTEPNLLLLKATSQATLLCLDQCLGVLRTQHMSAPHHQPSTPVTSVRVGGLGARSSPRCSPLLGRSPRFHRRTASEASSASIQRRRSSPTAYVHTAWPTSPSATTLKHLIARLGSPSLRSSSPSLRARTAPHSPTPGSTQSFGNHPLSGITGQSVASFTSGPSVCQPPGEGQGSTNSCSSSLASVTSTPTPPPTLLSRTGTSENESEVSDEEGPDGDGDLGEVGDGQRSVIMHIISQLRLGMDLTRVTLPTFILERRSLLEMFADFLGHPDYFMRIGDANTPEERMQEVVKWYLTSIHVGRNGSVAKKPYNPIIGEVFHCSWKVPRDNCPSLEVDDAPEGKSDSKKYITIKFSAEQVSHHPPVSAFFFECPEKQLSINAHIWTKSKFMGMSVGVNLVGDITLVLGKMKESYSLAMPSAYARSILTEPWVELGGRVNISSPESGCQAVIVFHTKPFYGGKLHRVTAEVKNSSGATLTRVQGEWDSVLEFSYANGVQEILDVNNIPMVCAKRVRPLGQQAPNESRRLWLDVSVALARGDVETATSHKRALEEQQRKDERERAACNITFPTRLFSSPAPDHWEYNHLPPYTFVTCPIPSQSQ, encoded by the exons ATGGATGAACACCTACGGCAGCCATACGAAGGTCAACTGATCAAGTTTACAAATGTGGTGAAGGGTTGGCAGGGTCGCTGGTTCATCCTCAACCCTGAGATCGGAACTTTAGAATATTACTTG AGTGAGTGTGACAAACATGAGAGGGCACGTGGCAGTATCCAGCTGGCTGGTGCCGTTATCTCCCCAAGTGATGAGGACCCGTATACCTTCACTGTGTCGCCAGCAGCAGGGGAGTCATACAAACTGCGAGCTGTGGACACAAGAGACCGACAGATGTGGCTCAACAGGCTCAGAGTAGTGGCTGAGATGCACACCCGAGCAATTGCTCAT AACCATCCTCCACTGGCACCTCGAGAGCATCGAACTAGTGCTGCGGGGGCAGGTGGTAGTGGGCAACAGGCAGCAGCTCCTCCCCCTATGGGTTTAGCAGTGCTGGATGCCTTCACTCAGGTGGCCGAGGTGTTGGAGGAGGCACGTAGACAGCACAGTGCACTCGCTACAGCTATTGAGGATATGCCTTCCTTTG GCCCAGGCATGAAGTGTACAGaaccaaacctcctcctcctgaaagccACAAGTCAAGCTACACTCCTGTGCCTTGACCAATGTCTTGGAGTGTTGCGGACACAGCACATGTCCGCTCCCCACCACCAACCCTCTACACCTGTCACCAGTGTAAG GGTGGGGGGCCTGGGAGCACGTTCCTCTCCCCGCTGTTCCCCCCTCCTGGGACGCTCCCCTCGCTTCCACCGCCGCACTGCTTCGGAAGCCTCCTCGGCCTCCATCCAGCGGCGGCGGTCCTCTCCCACTGCGTACGTACACACAGCATGGCCCACCTCACCCTCAGCCACCACACTCAAACACCTCAT TGCTCGACTTGGCTCTCCATCCCTGCGCTCTTCGTCGCCATCACTGAGGGCAAGGACTGCACCACACTCCCCAACACCTGGCTCCACTCAGAGCTTTGGCAACCACCCTCTCTCTGGAATCACAGGCCAGTCAGTGGCATCCTTCACCTCGGGCCCCAGTGTGTGCCAGCCACCAGGCGAGGGTCAAGGCAGCACCAATTCCTGCTCATCTTCTCTTGCATCTGTCACCTCCACACCCACTCCACCTCCAACACTATTATCACGAACTG GCACTAGTGAAAATGAGTCCGAGGTGAGTGATGAAGAAGGTCCAGATGGTGATGGGGACCTGGGGGAAGTTGGGGATGGGCAGCGGTCTGTCATCATGCACATCATCTCTCAGCTGCGCCTGGGCATGGACCTCACCCGAGTCACCTTACCAACATTCATCCTTGAGCGCCGATCCCTCCTTGAAATGTTTGCTGATTTCCTCGGACACCCTGACTACTTTATGAG AATTGGGGATGCTAACACGCCTGAAGAACGCATGCAAGAGGTGGTGAAATGGTATCTGACAAGCATCCATGTGGGTCGCAATGGGTCAGTGGCCAAGAAGCCCTACAACCCCATCATTGGTGAGGTGTTCCACTGCAGCTGGAAGGTTCCCAGAGACAACTGTCCATCCTTG GAGGTAGATGATGCTCCAGAGGGCAAGTCAGATTCCAAGAAATACATCACAATCAAATTCTCTGCTGAACAAGTTTCACACCATCCACCAG TTTCTGCTTTCTTCTTCGAGTGCCCAGAAAAGCAGCTCAGTATTAATGCCCATATATGGACCAAATCTAAGTTCATGGGCATGTCTGTGGGTGTTAACTTGGTTGGAGACATCACACTAGTActggggaagatgaaggagagctaCAGCCTTGCCATGCCCTCAGCATATGCACGCAGCATCCTCACAGAGCCGTGGGTGGAGCTGGGAGGAAGAGTTAATATTTCTTCACCTGAATCTGGCTGTCAAGCCGTCATAGTATTCCATACAAAG CCATTCTATGGAGGAAAGCTGCATCGTGTGACAGCTGAGGTGAAGAACAGCAGTGGTGCAACACTCACACGGGTGCAAGGAGAATGGGATTCTGTCCTCGAATTTTCATATGCCAATGGAGTGCAAGAG ATTTTAGATGTCAACAACATTCCAATGGTGTGTGCAAAGCGAGTGCGGCCACTAGGTCAGCAGGCGCCCAATGAGTCAAGGCGACTATGGTTGGATGTGAGTGTGGCGTTGGCCCGAGGGGATGTTGAGACAGCTACTAGCCACAAAAGGGCCCTTGAGGAGCAGCAGCGCAAGGATGAGCGTGAGCGAGCAGCATGTAACATAACCTTTCCTACGCGCCTTTTCAGCTCTCCTGCTCCAGACCACTGGGAGTATAACCATCTCCCACCCTATACATTTGTTACCTGCCCCATCCCTTCACAGAGTCAGTAA
- the LOC126999978 gene encoding oxysterol-binding protein-related protein 11-like isoform X4, translating into MKLKDGEMDEHLRQPYEGQLIKFTNVVKGWQGRWFILNPEIGTLEYYLSECDKHERARGSIQLAGAVISPSDEDPYTFTVSPAAGESYKLRAVDTRDRQMWLNRLRVVAEMHTRAIAHNHPPLAPREHRTSAAGAGGSGQQAAAPPPMGLAVLDAFTQVAEVLEEARRQHSALATAIEDMPSFGPGMKCTEPNLLLLKATSQATLLCLDQCLGVLRTQHMSAPHHQPSTPVTSVSARLGSPSLRSSSPSLRARTAPHSPTPGSTQSFGNHPLSGITGQSVASFTSGPSVCQPPGEGQGSTNSCSSSLASVTSTPTPPPTLLSRTGTSENESEVSDEEGPDGDGDLGEVGDGQRSVIMHIISQLRLGMDLTRVTLPTFILERRSLLEMFADFLGHPDYFMRIGDANTPEERMQEVVKWYLTSIHVGRNGSVAKKPYNPIIGEVFHCSWKVPRDNCPSLEVDDAPEGKSDSKKYITIKFSAEQVSHHPPVSAFFFECPEKQLSINAHIWTKSKFMGMSVGVNLVGDITLVLGKMKESYSLAMPSAYARSILTEPWVELGGRVNISSPESGCQAVIVFHTKPFYGGKLHRVTAEVKNSSGATLTRVQGEWDSVLEFSYANGVQEILDVNNIPMVCAKRVRPLGQQAPNESRRLWLDVSVALARGDVETATSHKRALEEQQRKDERERAACNITFPTRLFSSPAPDHWEYNHLPPYTFVTCPIPSQSQ; encoded by the exons ATGAAACTGAAG GACGGAGAGATGGATGAACACCTACGGCAGCCATACGAAGGTCAACTGATCAAGTTTACAAATGTGGTGAAGGGTTGGCAGGGTCGCTGGTTCATCCTCAACCCTGAGATCGGAACTTTAGAATATTACTTG AGTGAGTGTGACAAACATGAGAGGGCACGTGGCAGTATCCAGCTGGCTGGTGCCGTTATCTCCCCAAGTGATGAGGACCCGTATACCTTCACTGTGTCGCCAGCAGCAGGGGAGTCATACAAACTGCGAGCTGTGGACACAAGAGACCGACAGATGTGGCTCAACAGGCTCAGAGTAGTGGCTGAGATGCACACCCGAGCAATTGCTCAT AACCATCCTCCACTGGCACCTCGAGAGCATCGAACTAGTGCTGCGGGGGCAGGTGGTAGTGGGCAACAGGCAGCAGCTCCTCCCCCTATGGGTTTAGCAGTGCTGGATGCCTTCACTCAGGTGGCCGAGGTGTTGGAGGAGGCACGTAGACAGCACAGTGCACTCGCTACAGCTATTGAGGATATGCCTTCCTTTG GCCCAGGCATGAAGTGTACAGaaccaaacctcctcctcctgaaagccACAAGTCAAGCTACACTCCTGTGCCTTGACCAATGTCTTGGAGTGTTGCGGACACAGCACATGTCCGCTCCCCACCACCAACCCTCTACACCTGTCACCAGTGTAAG TGCTCGACTTGGCTCTCCATCCCTGCGCTCTTCGTCGCCATCACTGAGGGCAAGGACTGCACCACACTCCCCAACACCTGGCTCCACTCAGAGCTTTGGCAACCACCCTCTCTCTGGAATCACAGGCCAGTCAGTGGCATCCTTCACCTCGGGCCCCAGTGTGTGCCAGCCACCAGGCGAGGGTCAAGGCAGCACCAATTCCTGCTCATCTTCTCTTGCATCTGTCACCTCCACACCCACTCCACCTCCAACACTATTATCACGAACTG GCACTAGTGAAAATGAGTCCGAGGTGAGTGATGAAGAAGGTCCAGATGGTGATGGGGACCTGGGGGAAGTTGGGGATGGGCAGCGGTCTGTCATCATGCACATCATCTCTCAGCTGCGCCTGGGCATGGACCTCACCCGAGTCACCTTACCAACATTCATCCTTGAGCGCCGATCCCTCCTTGAAATGTTTGCTGATTTCCTCGGACACCCTGACTACTTTATGAG AATTGGGGATGCTAACACGCCTGAAGAACGCATGCAAGAGGTGGTGAAATGGTATCTGACAAGCATCCATGTGGGTCGCAATGGGTCAGTGGCCAAGAAGCCCTACAACCCCATCATTGGTGAGGTGTTCCACTGCAGCTGGAAGGTTCCCAGAGACAACTGTCCATCCTTG GAGGTAGATGATGCTCCAGAGGGCAAGTCAGATTCCAAGAAATACATCACAATCAAATTCTCTGCTGAACAAGTTTCACACCATCCACCAG TTTCTGCTTTCTTCTTCGAGTGCCCAGAAAAGCAGCTCAGTATTAATGCCCATATATGGACCAAATCTAAGTTCATGGGCATGTCTGTGGGTGTTAACTTGGTTGGAGACATCACACTAGTActggggaagatgaaggagagctaCAGCCTTGCCATGCCCTCAGCATATGCACGCAGCATCCTCACAGAGCCGTGGGTGGAGCTGGGAGGAAGAGTTAATATTTCTTCACCTGAATCTGGCTGTCAAGCCGTCATAGTATTCCATACAAAG CCATTCTATGGAGGAAAGCTGCATCGTGTGACAGCTGAGGTGAAGAACAGCAGTGGTGCAACACTCACACGGGTGCAAGGAGAATGGGATTCTGTCCTCGAATTTTCATATGCCAATGGAGTGCAAGAG ATTTTAGATGTCAACAACATTCCAATGGTGTGTGCAAAGCGAGTGCGGCCACTAGGTCAGCAGGCGCCCAATGAGTCAAGGCGACTATGGTTGGATGTGAGTGTGGCGTTGGCCCGAGGGGATGTTGAGACAGCTACTAGCCACAAAAGGGCCCTTGAGGAGCAGCAGCGCAAGGATGAGCGTGAGCGAGCAGCATGTAACATAACCTTTCCTACGCGCCTTTTCAGCTCTCCTGCTCCAGACCACTGGGAGTATAACCATCTCCCACCCTATACATTTGTTACCTGCCCCATCCCTTCACAGAGTCAGTAA
- the LOC126999978 gene encoding oxysterol-binding protein-related protein 11-like isoform X1 — protein MKLKDGEMDEHLRQPYEGQLIKFTNVVKGWQGRWFILNPEIGTLEYYLSECDKHERARGSIQLAGAVISPSDEDPYTFTVSPAAGESYKLRAVDTRDRQMWLNRLRVVAEMHTRAIAHNHPPLAPREHRTSAAGAGGSGQQAAAPPPMGLAVLDAFTQVAEVLEEARRQHSALATAIEDMPSFGPGMKCTEPNLLLLKATSQATLLCLDQCLGVLRTQHMSAPHHQPSTPVTSVRVGGLGARSSPRCSPLLGRSPRFHRRTASEASSASIQRRRSSPTAYVHTAWPTSPSATTLKHLIARLGSPSLRSSSPSLRARTAPHSPTPGSTQSFGNHPLSGITGQSVASFTSGPSVCQPPGEGQGSTNSCSSSLASVTSTPTPPPTLLSRTGTSENESEVSDEEGPDGDGDLGEVGDGQRSVIMHIISQLRLGMDLTRVTLPTFILERRSLLEMFADFLGHPDYFMRIGDANTPEERMQEVVKWYLTSIHVGRNGSVAKKPYNPIIGEVFHCSWKVPRDNCPSLEVDDAPEGKSDSKKYITIKFSAEQVSHHPPVSAFFFECPEKQLSINAHIWTKSKFMGMSVGVNLVGDITLVLGKMKESYSLAMPSAYARSILTEPWVELGGRVNISSPESGCQAVIVFHTKPFYGGKLHRVTAEVKNSSGATLTRVQGEWDSVLEFSYANGVQEILDVNNIPMVCAKRVRPLGQQAPNESRRLWLDVSVALARGDVETATSHKRALEEQQRKDERERAACNITFPTRLFSSPAPDHWEYNHLPPYTFVTCPIPSQSQ, from the exons ATGAAACTGAAG GACGGAGAGATGGATGAACACCTACGGCAGCCATACGAAGGTCAACTGATCAAGTTTACAAATGTGGTGAAGGGTTGGCAGGGTCGCTGGTTCATCCTCAACCCTGAGATCGGAACTTTAGAATATTACTTG AGTGAGTGTGACAAACATGAGAGGGCACGTGGCAGTATCCAGCTGGCTGGTGCCGTTATCTCCCCAAGTGATGAGGACCCGTATACCTTCACTGTGTCGCCAGCAGCAGGGGAGTCATACAAACTGCGAGCTGTGGACACAAGAGACCGACAGATGTGGCTCAACAGGCTCAGAGTAGTGGCTGAGATGCACACCCGAGCAATTGCTCAT AACCATCCTCCACTGGCACCTCGAGAGCATCGAACTAGTGCTGCGGGGGCAGGTGGTAGTGGGCAACAGGCAGCAGCTCCTCCCCCTATGGGTTTAGCAGTGCTGGATGCCTTCACTCAGGTGGCCGAGGTGTTGGAGGAGGCACGTAGACAGCACAGTGCACTCGCTACAGCTATTGAGGATATGCCTTCCTTTG GCCCAGGCATGAAGTGTACAGaaccaaacctcctcctcctgaaagccACAAGTCAAGCTACACTCCTGTGCCTTGACCAATGTCTTGGAGTGTTGCGGACACAGCACATGTCCGCTCCCCACCACCAACCCTCTACACCTGTCACCAGTGTAAG GGTGGGGGGCCTGGGAGCACGTTCCTCTCCCCGCTGTTCCCCCCTCCTGGGACGCTCCCCTCGCTTCCACCGCCGCACTGCTTCGGAAGCCTCCTCGGCCTCCATCCAGCGGCGGCGGTCCTCTCCCACTGCGTACGTACACACAGCATGGCCCACCTCACCCTCAGCCACCACACTCAAACACCTCAT TGCTCGACTTGGCTCTCCATCCCTGCGCTCTTCGTCGCCATCACTGAGGGCAAGGACTGCACCACACTCCCCAACACCTGGCTCCACTCAGAGCTTTGGCAACCACCCTCTCTCTGGAATCACAGGCCAGTCAGTGGCATCCTTCACCTCGGGCCCCAGTGTGTGCCAGCCACCAGGCGAGGGTCAAGGCAGCACCAATTCCTGCTCATCTTCTCTTGCATCTGTCACCTCCACACCCACTCCACCTCCAACACTATTATCACGAACTG GCACTAGTGAAAATGAGTCCGAGGTGAGTGATGAAGAAGGTCCAGATGGTGATGGGGACCTGGGGGAAGTTGGGGATGGGCAGCGGTCTGTCATCATGCACATCATCTCTCAGCTGCGCCTGGGCATGGACCTCACCCGAGTCACCTTACCAACATTCATCCTTGAGCGCCGATCCCTCCTTGAAATGTTTGCTGATTTCCTCGGACACCCTGACTACTTTATGAG AATTGGGGATGCTAACACGCCTGAAGAACGCATGCAAGAGGTGGTGAAATGGTATCTGACAAGCATCCATGTGGGTCGCAATGGGTCAGTGGCCAAGAAGCCCTACAACCCCATCATTGGTGAGGTGTTCCACTGCAGCTGGAAGGTTCCCAGAGACAACTGTCCATCCTTG GAGGTAGATGATGCTCCAGAGGGCAAGTCAGATTCCAAGAAATACATCACAATCAAATTCTCTGCTGAACAAGTTTCACACCATCCACCAG TTTCTGCTTTCTTCTTCGAGTGCCCAGAAAAGCAGCTCAGTATTAATGCCCATATATGGACCAAATCTAAGTTCATGGGCATGTCTGTGGGTGTTAACTTGGTTGGAGACATCACACTAGTActggggaagatgaaggagagctaCAGCCTTGCCATGCCCTCAGCATATGCACGCAGCATCCTCACAGAGCCGTGGGTGGAGCTGGGAGGAAGAGTTAATATTTCTTCACCTGAATCTGGCTGTCAAGCCGTCATAGTATTCCATACAAAG CCATTCTATGGAGGAAAGCTGCATCGTGTGACAGCTGAGGTGAAGAACAGCAGTGGTGCAACACTCACACGGGTGCAAGGAGAATGGGATTCTGTCCTCGAATTTTCATATGCCAATGGAGTGCAAGAG ATTTTAGATGTCAACAACATTCCAATGGTGTGTGCAAAGCGAGTGCGGCCACTAGGTCAGCAGGCGCCCAATGAGTCAAGGCGACTATGGTTGGATGTGAGTGTGGCGTTGGCCCGAGGGGATGTTGAGACAGCTACTAGCCACAAAAGGGCCCTTGAGGAGCAGCAGCGCAAGGATGAGCGTGAGCGAGCAGCATGTAACATAACCTTTCCTACGCGCCTTTTCAGCTCTCCTGCTCCAGACCACTGGGAGTATAACCATCTCCCACCCTATACATTTGTTACCTGCCCCATCCCTTCACAGAGTCAGTAA